In Oryza sativa Japonica Group chromosome 11, ASM3414082v1, the following are encoded in one genomic region:
- the LOC4350651 gene encoding probable protein S-acyltransferase 6 — protein sequence MLKVRWLPFKKTHLARSNASDASSPTSAAAATATAVTTHRLYQVWRGRNRFLCGGRLIFGPDASSIVLTVSLIMTPLALFVAFVSFHLAALIGKPLGQAVPAVAIAVGVFDVIVLVMTSGRDPGIIPRNVRPPEPEDIGVSSPAFGGGGSLPPTRDVYVNGVVVKVKYCHTCLLYRPPRCSHCSVCNNCVDRFDHHCPWVGQCIGKRNYRFFFMFISSTTFLCLYVFVFCWVNLAMTARQFGCSMGRAVVESPVSGILIVYTFVTAWFVGGLTAFHSYLVCTNQTTYENFRYRYERKANPHNRGVAKNVAEIFLSPIPPSRNDFRSRVAVEHYYAAGAGAASGQYFYSYSIGPLSSESKAASFNTRGSLSFDMATASFDLGGVGVGGGVGGYSAKRTSVDVCSNSSDFGDIYGGEQQPPRHSIFGGDGGGGRTSVRKADDVPTEFGHYGAAAAAAAGGGGGRPRGREFEAV from the exons ATGTTGAAGGTGAGGTGGTTGCCGTTCAAGAAGACCCATCTCGCCCGCAGCAACGCCTCCGACGCGTCctcccccacctccgccgccgccgccaccgccaccgccgtcaccaCCCACCGCCTCTACCAAGTCTGGAGGGGCAGGAAC AGATTCCTGTGCGGCGGGCGGCTCATCTTCGGCCCGGACGCCAGCTCCATCGTGCTCACCGTGTCGCTCATCATGACGCCGCTCGCGCTCTTTGTCGCCTTCGTCTCCTTCCACCTCGCCGCCCTCATCGGGAAGCCGCTCGGCCAGGCCGTCccggccgtcgccatcgccgtcggcgTATTC GACGTGATCGTGCTGGTGATGACGTCGGGGCGGGACCCGGGGATCATCCCGCGGAACGTGCGGCCGCCGGAGCCCGAGGACATCGGCGTGTCGTCGCcggcgttcggcggcggcgggtcgctCCCGCCGACGCGCGACGTGTACGTGAACGGCGTGGTGGTGAAGGTGAAATACTGCCACACCTGCCTCCTCTACCGCCCCCCTCGCTGCTCCCACTGCTCCGTCTGCAACAACTGCGTCGATCGCTTCGACCACCACTGCCCCTGGGTCGGCCAGTGCATCGGCAAG AGGAACTACAGGTTCTTCTTCATGTTCATCTCGTCGACGACGTTCCTGTGCCTGTACGTGTTCGTCTTCTGCTGGGTGAACCTGGCGATGACCGCGAGGCAGTTCGGCTGCAGCATGGGGCGCGCGGTGGTGGAGTCGCCGGTGTCGGGGATCCTCATCGTGTACACGTTCGTGACGGCGTGGTTCGTCGGCGGCCTCACCGCGTTCCACTCCTACCTCGTCTGCACCAACCAGACCACGTACGAGAACTTCCGCTACAG GTACGAGCGGAAGGCGAACCCGCACAACCGCGGCGTCGCCAAGAACGTCGCCGAGATCTTCCTCTCGCCGATCCCGCCGAGCCGGAACGACTTCCGGTCAAGGGTCGCCGTCGAGCACTActacgccgccggcgccggggcggcGTCGGGGCAGTACTTCTACTCCTACTCGATCGGGCCGCTCTCGTCGGAGTCCAAGGCGGCCAGCTTCAACACGCGGGGGAGCCTCAGCTTCGACATGGCCACGGCGAGCTTCGacctcggcggcgtcggcgtcggcggcggcgtcggaggaTACTCCGCCAAGCGCACCAGCGTCGACGTCTGCTCCAACTCCTCCGACTTCGGCGACATCtacggcggcgagcagcagccgccgcggcaCTCCAtcttcggcggcgacggcggaggagggaggacgAGCGTCAGGAAGGCCGACGACGTCCCGACGGAGTTCGGGCActacggcgccgccgctgccgccgccgccggcggcggcggcggccggcctcgCGGGAGGGAGTTCGAGGCCGTgtga